The following proteins come from a genomic window of Leptospira andrefontaineae:
- a CDS encoding NAD(P)-dependent alcohol dehydrogenase → MKAIVYENYGSTDVLKLKEIQKPVPKDNEVLIKVQASSVNAADWRMMKADPFLVRFYAGLFKPKKFSILGADVAGTVEAIGPTVTKFRPGDEVFGDVFASGFGGFAEYKCGKEDEFVLKPSNISFEDAAALPLAGMTALHSLRDFGKIEAGQKVLINGASGGVGTFALQLAKYFGAEVTAVCSTSKKEISRSLGADHIIDYTKEDFTKSGIKYDLIVGVNGYRSLSEYKNALNPKGRYVMAGGGTAQLFQALLLGPFISLTDSRKIIAASSEPNQKDLLFLSELIQSGKIKSVIDRKYKLEEVPQAVHYVEQGHASGKVIITVNTPTK, encoded by the coding sequence ATGAAAGCAATTGTATATGAGAACTACGGATCAACCGACGTTCTTAAGTTGAAAGAAATACAAAAGCCTGTTCCAAAGGATAATGAGGTCCTTATAAAGGTTCAGGCTTCTTCAGTAAATGCTGCCGATTGGCGAATGATGAAGGCGGATCCATTTCTTGTCCGTTTTTACGCAGGTCTTTTTAAACCTAAAAAATTTTCGATCTTAGGTGCAGATGTTGCCGGAACCGTAGAAGCTATTGGACCCACTGTAACTAAATTCCGCCCTGGTGATGAAGTATTCGGCGATGTATTTGCAAGTGGCTTTGGTGGATTTGCAGAATATAAATGCGGGAAAGAAGATGAATTCGTTTTAAAACCTTCTAATATCTCTTTCGAGGACGCAGCTGCTTTACCATTGGCCGGAATGACTGCTCTACATTCCTTAAGAGATTTCGGTAAAATAGAAGCAGGACAAAAAGTCCTCATCAACGGAGCTTCCGGAGGAGTAGGCACATTTGCTTTACAACTTGCAAAATATTTTGGAGCCGAAGTAACCGCAGTTTGTAGCACTTCCAAAAAGGAAATATCAAGGTCGCTCGGAGCCGACCACATTATCGATTATACGAAGGAAGATTTCACTAAGAGCGGAATAAAATACGATCTCATAGTCGGTGTAAATGGATATCGTTCTCTCTCCGAATACAAAAATGCATTAAATCCGAAAGGAAGATATGTTATGGCAGGAGGTGGAACAGCCCAGTTGTTCCAGGCTTTACTTTTAGGACCGTTCATTTCGTTAACAGATAGTCGAAAGATTATCGCAGCATCTTCAGAGCCGAATCAAAAGGACCTTCTTTTTTTATCAGAGCTAATACAATCAGGAAAGATTAAGTCTGTAATTGATAGAAAATACAAATTGGAAGAAGTGCCGCAAGCGGTTCATTATGTTGAACAAGGCCATGCAAGCGGTAAGGTAATAATAACAGTAAACACCCCGACCAAATAA
- a CDS encoding cation-translocating P-type ATPase has translation MQGLSFSEASELLQKFGPNESKLKKTSFWRISLSILAEPMLALLLACGFIYALLGDLEEAITLSIAVIAVISLTIYQKNKSEKALESLRKLSPLRAKVIRAGKKIEIDSAFIVPGDLVFLSEGDKVPADGYLVDGLNLHSDESLLTGESIPVLKEETDLNNQGPYSETQKVFSGTKIVSGEGIFKVLFTGDSTSIGSIGKEMGEISESESPLQKEAKRFTTFFFLGALVISVFLIYGLGIRNGNWMNAVLAALTFLMAVLPEEIPVVLSIFFSLGAWRISKSGVLTRKLNSIESLGAATVLCVDKTGTLTENQMKVRGLVSSSENSLFEFKTPEVEEEFHLLLEFSILASKKDPFDPMEKAIRELGINLLYDTEHLHADWTLEKEYPLSPKLLALSYAWNSEEPGTFVIGTKGAPEAIFDLCHFSEERTTYWEKITETYSLQGYRAIGVARSRIVNSYLPENQHDLTFEFLGLILLEDPIRETVPSSVSECIQAGIRVIIITGDHAGTAKAVASKIGLQDHKESITGDELEKLSEEELDSKLNTVGIFSRIKPAQKLKIVRAFQKKGEIVAMTGDGVNDALALQAAHIGISMGKRGTDVAREASDLVLLDDNFSSIVKSVFLGRRIYENIQKSISYIIAVHIPIIGMSLLPAFTGDPIFFFPAHILVLELIIDPTCSIVFESLDLEKGDRYSSPRRKNSSLITFSRFTLSFFQGASVLVLLLVMYFWMKEKGIQENQIRSFGFIFLVVSNFSLMLTNLTHKGGFVSILRSLHYSVFWIFSLAASALIASFQFEFSLRLFGFQRIPIDLVLFSILLGLISGLIWDIRKIRFFT, from the coding sequence GCAGAGCCAATGCTCGCATTATTATTGGCCTGCGGTTTTATCTACGCATTACTAGGAGATTTAGAAGAAGCGATCACACTTTCTATCGCAGTGATTGCTGTCATTTCCCTAACTATCTACCAAAAGAACAAATCTGAAAAAGCATTAGAATCCCTTAGAAAACTTTCTCCTTTACGGGCCAAGGTAATCAGAGCGGGAAAAAAAATTGAGATAGATTCCGCGTTCATTGTGCCTGGAGATCTGGTATTCTTATCTGAAGGGGATAAAGTCCCCGCTGACGGATACTTGGTTGATGGATTAAATTTGCATTCGGATGAATCTCTTTTAACTGGAGAATCCATCCCCGTTTTAAAAGAAGAAACAGATCTAAACAACCAAGGGCCCTATTCTGAGACGCAAAAAGTATTTTCCGGAACAAAGATCGTTTCCGGAGAAGGTATCTTTAAAGTATTATTCACCGGAGATTCCACTTCTATAGGTTCAATCGGAAAAGAGATGGGAGAAATTTCGGAATCGGAAAGCCCTCTCCAGAAAGAGGCCAAAAGATTCACTACATTCTTCTTTTTAGGCGCTTTAGTAATTTCTGTTTTTTTAATCTATGGTCTTGGAATTCGAAACGGCAATTGGATGAACGCGGTCCTCGCTGCACTTACATTCCTAATGGCAGTATTGCCGGAAGAAATACCAGTAGTTCTAAGTATCTTCTTTTCCTTAGGAGCTTGGAGAATTTCTAAAAGTGGAGTTTTGACAAGAAAACTAAACTCCATCGAGTCATTAGGAGCTGCAACGGTATTATGCGTCGATAAAACAGGAACCTTAACCGAAAACCAAATGAAAGTTAGAGGTTTAGTTTCTTCTTCGGAGAATAGTTTATTCGAATTTAAAACTCCGGAGGTTGAGGAAGAATTCCACTTACTATTAGAATTCTCAATTCTTGCCTCTAAGAAAGATCCTTTTGATCCGATGGAAAAAGCCATCCGAGAATTAGGGATAAATCTTTTATACGATACGGAACATCTTCATGCGGACTGGACTTTAGAAAAAGAATATCCACTTTCTCCTAAACTACTTGCACTTAGTTACGCCTGGAATTCTGAAGAACCCGGAACATTTGTAATCGGTACGAAAGGTGCTCCAGAAGCAATATTCGATCTTTGTCATTTTTCAGAAGAAAGAACCACATATTGGGAGAAAATTACCGAAACCTATTCTTTACAAGGATATAGAGCGATAGGAGTCGCAAGATCCAGGATCGTAAATTCTTATCTTCCTGAAAACCAACATGATCTTACATTCGAATTTTTAGGTTTGATCTTATTAGAAGATCCTATTAGAGAAACAGTACCCTCATCCGTTTCGGAATGTATACAAGCAGGGATCAGAGTTATAATCATCACTGGAGACCATGCAGGAACAGCAAAAGCTGTAGCTTCTAAAATAGGCTTACAAGATCATAAAGAGAGTATCACCGGAGATGAACTGGAAAAGCTCAGCGAAGAAGAATTGGATTCAAAATTAAATACGGTCGGAATTTTTTCCAGGATCAAACCTGCACAGAAATTAAAGATAGTCAGAGCATTCCAGAAAAAAGGAGAAATAGTCGCAATGACTGGAGATGGAGTGAACGATGCTCTCGCTTTACAAGCCGCTCATATCGGGATCTCCATGGGAAAAAGAGGAACAGATGTTGCAAGAGAAGCTTCCGATCTTGTATTACTCGACGATAATTTTTCCTCTATAGTAAAGTCCGTGTTTTTAGGAAGAAGGATCTATGAGAATATCCAAAAGAGTATTTCTTATATTATAGCAGTTCATATACCGATTATAGGAATGTCTTTGCTCCCCGCTTTTACAGGAGATCCAATCTTCTTCTTCCCTGCACATATTTTAGTATTAGAGTTAATAATAGATCCAACCTGCTCCATCGTTTTTGAATCTTTGGATTTAGAAAAAGGAGATCGTTATTCCAGTCCAAGAAGAAAGAATTCCAGCCTAATTACATTTTCTCGATTTACTCTATCGTTTTTCCAAGGTGCAAGTGTCCTGGTTCTATTATTAGTTATGTATTTTTGGATGAAAGAAAAAGGGATTCAGGAAAATCAGATCAGATCTTTCGGTTTTATCTTTCTTGTTGTATCCAATTTCAGTTTGATGCTTACTAATTTAACTCATAAAGGCGGATTTGTTTCTATATTAAGATCTTTGCATTACAGCGTTTTCTGGATTTTTTCTTTAGCGGCCTCTGCATTGATCGCAAGTTTCCAATTTGAATTCAGCCTTAGGTTATTTGGTTTTCAAAGAATTCCGATAGATTTGGTACTTTTCTCTATTTTGTTAGGACTTATTTCAGGTCTTATTTGGGATATAAGAAAGATCCGATTTTTTACTTGA